A genomic stretch from Desulfohalobium retbaense DSM 5692 includes:
- a CDS encoding M24 family metallopeptidase, protein MALLEWHSESTAPTWLALLDQAPESIGIDLPAVRTYRLQRVRQEMQRHNVQALILSDPVNIRYATGARNMQVFSARNAPSRYLVLTANHSILYEFTGCLHLGRGFETIDEVRPSSTASFVAAGPAIADKERAWAQNILATLRELLGGEPETLGLERMNAGVALEIARQGVRVSDAQEPVELARSIKSDEEIKCMMASLQATEIATGHLRDSIRPGITENELWSVLHQSIIALNGDYVETRLLNSGERTNPWFQESSNKVIGPNELIGFDTDVVGCHGYYSDFSRTFHSGPDQPTETQRTLYTMAYEQIQHNLDIIRPGMSFREYADKAWEIPDRYFANRYYLSAHGVGMTGEYPYLYHRADFPDAGYDGTILPNMTLCVESYIGDEGGGEGVKLEEQLLVTENGTELLTHYPFEEDLLR, encoded by the coding sequence ATGGCACTTTTGGAATGGCATTCGGAAAGCACCGCCCCCACCTGGCTCGCGCTTCTGGACCAGGCCCCGGAGAGTATCGGCATTGATCTGCCCGCGGTGCGCACGTACCGGCTGCAGCGGGTCCGGCAGGAAATGCAGCGCCACAACGTCCAGGCCCTGATCCTCTCTGATCCCGTGAATATCCGCTACGCCACCGGCGCGCGCAACATGCAGGTCTTTTCGGCCCGCAACGCCCCCTCGCGCTATCTTGTTCTCACGGCAAATCATTCCATCCTGTACGAATTCACCGGCTGCCTCCATCTCGGACGCGGATTCGAGACCATTGACGAGGTCCGTCCTTCGTCCACGGCGAGTTTTGTCGCCGCTGGCCCGGCCATTGCGGACAAGGAACGGGCCTGGGCCCAGAATATCCTGGCCACCCTGCGGGAATTGCTCGGCGGCGAACCGGAGACCTTGGGGCTGGAGCGCATGAACGCCGGCGTGGCCCTGGAAATAGCCCGGCAAGGCGTCCGCGTCAGCGACGCCCAGGAGCCCGTGGAACTGGCCCGGAGCATCAAATCCGACGAAGAGATCAAATGCATGATGGCCTCGTTGCAGGCCACGGAGATCGCCACCGGCCACCTCCGCGACTCCATACGCCCCGGGATCACCGAAAACGAACTCTGGTCGGTTTTGCACCAGAGTATCATCGCCTTAAACGGTGACTATGTCGAAACCCGGCTCTTGAACTCCGGCGAGCGCACCAACCCCTGGTTTCAGGAATCCTCGAACAAGGTCATCGGCCCCAACGAACTCATCGGGTTCGACACCGATGTGGTCGGCTGTCACGGCTATTATTCCGACTTCTCCCGCACCTTCCACTCCGGGCCGGACCAGCCCACCGAGACCCAGCGCACGCTCTACACAATGGCCTATGAGCAGATCCAGCACAATCTGGATATCATCCGCCCGGGCATGAGCTTTCGGGAATACGCGGACAAGGCCTGGGAAATCCCGGACCGCTATTTTGCGAACCGGTATTACCTCTCGGCGCACGGCGTGGGCATGACCGGAGAGTATCCGTATCTCTACCACCGGGCCGATTTCCCGGATGCCGGGTACGACGGGACCATTTTACCCAACATGACCCTCTGCGTGGAGTCGTATATCGGTGACGAGGGCGGCGGTGAGGGCGTCAAGCTCGAAGAGCAGCTCCTGGTGACGGAAAACGGCACCGAACTTTTGACCCATTATCCGTTTGAAGAAGATCTCTTGCGCTAG
- a CDS encoding radical SAM protein: MINIPSPTTAIGDGFTMTLYKRGAERYEKTRHPLHFGVFHELRTPEATLHFNLNHEILRAQGHSANWPSELEWLKRTRGNDWVYYSTGGYAGTYETIGENLLTAPISFRIPTPYNEVVKATGEYYLPNVTYPSNAVLGHDPFANAAVQDLIANWPAIVERVWATAGDLPDAHQDALHQVRQKTPEALQAAAERFAAIAGGRVSVLPPDARHVDYNILPLTVADGCRYKCRFCTIKNRKPFAPRSQKEISDQLGALRDCCGQDLVNTNAVFFGEHDALSAPAEILEYAAATARETLQPETSFMQDWNCLCFGSVDGLLEASDRFFHRLNALGATVYINIGFESADQETLDTIGKPLGVEQVEAAFARMLDLNARFANIEITGNFLMDDQLPSGHYPSFLRLVRDSISAPKGKGTIYLSPLMHSNPSSKMLFTFNQLKTLSRLPTYLYLIQRL, translated from the coding sequence ATGATAAACATACCCTCGCCCACAACCGCCATTGGGGACGGTTTTACGATGACCCTGTATAAACGGGGGGCTGAGCGCTATGAAAAAACCCGCCATCCCCTGCATTTCGGGGTCTTCCATGAACTGCGCACCCCGGAGGCGACGCTCCACTTCAATCTGAACCACGAAATCCTCCGAGCCCAGGGTCACAGTGCCAACTGGCCCTCGGAATTGGAATGGCTCAAGCGCACCCGGGGCAACGACTGGGTTTACTACTCCACCGGCGGATACGCAGGCACGTACGAAACCATCGGCGAGAATCTGCTGACCGCGCCCATTTCCTTTCGCATCCCCACGCCCTATAACGAAGTGGTCAAAGCCACCGGGGAATACTATCTGCCCAATGTGACCTACCCCTCGAATGCGGTCCTCGGCCATGACCCCTTCGCCAATGCGGCAGTCCAAGACCTGATCGCCAACTGGCCGGCGATTGTGGAGCGCGTTTGGGCCACGGCCGGGGACCTGCCGGACGCGCATCAGGATGCGTTGCACCAAGTACGACAGAAGACGCCCGAGGCGTTGCAGGCCGCGGCTGAGCGATTTGCCGCAATCGCCGGCGGTCGTGTCAGCGTGTTGCCCCCGGACGCCCGCCATGTGGACTACAACATCCTGCCGCTGACAGTGGCGGACGGTTGCCGCTATAAATGCCGCTTTTGCACCATCAAAAACCGCAAACCCTTCGCCCCCCGCAGCCAAAAGGAGATCAGCGACCAGCTTGGCGCCCTGCGCGACTGCTGCGGCCAAGACCTGGTCAACACCAACGCGGTCTTTTTCGGCGAGCACGACGCCCTGAGCGCCCCGGCGGAGATACTGGAGTACGCCGCCGCGACCGCCCGGGAGACGCTCCAGCCTGAGACCTCCTTTATGCAGGACTGGAATTGCTTGTGCTTCGGCAGCGTCGATGGACTCCTGGAAGCCTCGGACAGGTTTTTCCACCGCCTCAACGCCCTGGGCGCGACCGTGTATATCAATATCGGCTTCGAATCCGCGGACCAGGAAACACTGGACACCATCGGCAAACCCCTGGGGGTGGAGCAGGTCGAAGCCGCTTTCGCCCGCATGCTGGATCTCAATGCGCGCTTTGCGAACATTGAGATCACCGGGAATTTCCTGATGGACGACCAACTGCCCTCAGGCCACTACCCCAGCTTTTTGCGCCTGGTGCGCGACTCCATTTCCGCCCCCAAAGGCAAGGGCACCATCTACCTCTCGCC